In Fluviicola taffensis DSM 16823, the following are encoded in one genomic region:
- the rlmB gene encoding 23S rRNA (guanosine(2251)-2'-O)-methyltransferase RlmB: protein MYNKKNDREERGGGFNQDKRNFERKPKEDPTDIIYGIRVVIEAIKNEVEINKILIQKGIDKDLFEELRTVLTGKEYQLQFVPVEKLNKLTVNNHQGVIAFTSPVEYKNIEELCDQWLSEGKEPCILVLDRITDVRNFGGIARTAACMGVDAILVPSKGSALVSADAIKTSAGALHSIPVCKTDLLKNSLFYLQQSGFQLVSCTEKSKVSAENYSFFGPTAIIVGSEEDGISHDLLKMSDVRLSIPMAGDISSLNVGVATGMILYERLKQVKAAK, encoded by the coding sequence ATGTATAATAAGAAAAACGACCGCGAAGAAAGAGGCGGAGGATTTAATCAAGACAAACGCAATTTTGAACGTAAACCGAAGGAAGATCCAACGGACATTATTTACGGAATTCGTGTGGTGATTGAAGCCATTAAAAATGAAGTTGAAATCAACAAAATCCTTATTCAAAAAGGAATTGACAAGGATCTATTTGAAGAGTTGAGAACCGTTTTAACTGGTAAAGAATATCAGTTGCAGTTTGTTCCAGTTGAAAAATTGAACAAATTGACGGTAAACAATCATCAAGGAGTGATTGCATTTACTTCTCCAGTGGAATATAAGAACATTGAAGAATTGTGTGACCAATGGCTTTCTGAAGGGAAAGAACCTTGCATCTTGGTGCTTGATCGCATTACAGATGTTCGAAATTTTGGTGGAATTGCACGTACGGCTGCATGTATGGGAGTGGATGCGATTCTAGTTCCATCAAAAGGTAGTGCATTGGTTTCTGCAGATGCCATTAAAACTTCAGCAGGAGCTTTACACAGCATTCCTGTTTGTAAAACCGATTTATTGAAAAACAGTTTGTTCTATTTGCAGCAAAGTGGATTCCAATTGGTTTCATGTACTGAAAAATCGAAAGTTTCAGCAGAAAATTATTCGTTCTTTGGCCCAACAGCGATTATTGTTGGATCTGAAGAGGATGGAATTTCTCACGATTTATTGAAAATGTCGGATGTGCGTTTGAGCATTCCAATGGCTGGAGATATTTCTTCGTTGAACGTTGGTGTGGCAACTGGAATGATTTTATACGAACGATTGAAGCAAGTGAAGGCTGCAAAATAA
- a CDS encoding OsmC family protein, with amino-acid sequence MATSTVKYLGGLRTECTHLQSGTVIHTDAPTDNHGKGEKFSPTDLVATAYASCMISIIGIYCNEHGHAYENGFATVTKIMAVSPRRIGKLVIDIDLRNNGWDEATIEKVKRAALACPVAKSVSEELELEITFNV; translated from the coding sequence ATGGCAACATCTACAGTGAAGTACTTGGGAGGATTGAGAACAGAATGTACTCATCTTCAATCTGGCACAGTCATTCATACCGACGCGCCTACAGACAATCATGGAAAAGGAGAGAAATTCTCCCCAACAGATTTAGTAGCAACGGCTTATGCTTCTTGTATGATCAGTATAATTGGAATATACTGCAATGAACATGGACATGCTTACGAAAATGGCTTTGCAACGGTGACTAAAATCATGGCTGTTTCTCCGCGAAGAATTGGAAAATTGGTGATTGATATTGACCTGAGAAACAATGGTTGGGACGAAGCAACTATTGAAAAAGTAAAACGTGCTGCTTTGGCTTGTCCAGTTGCAAAATCAGTTAGTGAAGAACTCGAACTAGAAATTACATTCAATGTATAA
- the lipA gene encoding lipoyl synthase: protein MSEEITTADNKVRIKKPSWLRVKLPIGENYRKVRALVDEHKLHTICESGSCPNMGECWGEGTATFMILGNICTRSCGFCAVQTGKPDAIDEFEPGKVAHSIKTMQIKHAVITSVDRDDLKDGGAGIWVQTVRAVRHQSPRTTMETLIPDFAGKWENLQQIIDVAPEIVSHNLETVRRLTKQVRIQAKYDRSLEVLFRLKKGGMRTKSGIMLGLGETDEEVIEAMQDLRSVGVDIITLGQYLQPTPKHLPIVEFVEPERFQKYEKLGLEMGFRFVESGPLVRSSYHAEKHIFDL, encoded by the coding sequence ATGTCAGAAGAAATAACAACAGCAGATAATAAAGTTCGCATCAAAAAGCCAAGCTGGTTGCGCGTAAAACTTCCAATTGGAGAAAATTACCGCAAGGTTCGGGCATTGGTGGATGAGCATAAATTACACACTATTTGCGAAAGTGGTTCTTGCCCAAATATGGGTGAATGTTGGGGTGAAGGAACTGCAACGTTCATGATCCTTGGAAATATCTGTACACGTTCGTGTGGTTTCTGTGCTGTCCAAACAGGAAAACCAGATGCAATCGATGAATTTGAGCCTGGAAAAGTAGCTCATTCCATTAAAACCATGCAGATCAAACACGCGGTAATTACTTCGGTAGACCGTGACGATTTGAAGGATGGCGGAGCAGGAATTTGGGTACAAACTGTTCGCGCGGTTCGTCATCAAAGCCCTAGGACAACGATGGAAACCTTGATTCCCGATTTCGCTGGAAAATGGGAAAACCTGCAACAGATTATCGATGTGGCTCCTGAAATTGTTTCACATAACTTGGAAACAGTTCGTCGTTTGACAAAACAAGTGCGCATTCAAGCAAAATACGATCGGAGCTTAGAGGTTTTGTTCCGTTTGAAAAAAGGAGGAATGAGAACTAAATCAGGCATCATGCTTGGTTTGGGTGAAACTGATGAAGAAGTGATCGAAGCAATGCAAGATTTAAGATCCGTTGGAGTAGATATTATCACTTTAGGACAATACTTGCAACCAACTCCAAAGCATCTGCCAATTGTAGAGTTTGTAGAGCCAGAGCGTTTTCAGAAATACGAAAAATTAGGATTGGAAATGGGCTTTCGTTTCGTAGAAAGCGGCCCGCTTGTTCGTTCTTCCTATCATGCTGAAAAACACATTTTTGACTTGTAA
- a CDS encoding outer membrane beta-barrel protein — translation MKLILAIVILIPFLGIAQYDSSPQFGAFVNGGLRDFTTSYSTVKTRIGLDAGINIKHSTRNGRLRLVYSVGMIYDQYKLEDKTIAINRFTDIERRVKGVSVFFRPEFKIMNKELVSMYIGVGPRFSAFYSFLEKRVTTENGITTTQGWEKRGTNEVAYFGMHAAIAVEYKFAEHWALNMGLNAFTSFEFEFYDGNIYSGGNVTTGVAYIF, via the coding sequence ATGAAACTTATTCTTGCTATTGTAATACTTATTCCGTTTTTAGGAATTGCACAATATGATTCGAGCCCTCAATTTGGGGCTTTTGTAAATGGTGGACTAAGAGATTTTACAACTTCTTATTCAACCGTAAAAACAAGGATTGGATTAGATGCTGGAATAAACATCAAACATTCTACAAGAAACGGTCGTCTGAGATTGGTTTACTCGGTAGGTATGATTTATGACCAATACAAGTTGGAAGACAAAACAATAGCTATAAATAGGTTTACAGATATTGAACGAAGGGTCAAAGGAGTAAGTGTCTTTTTCCGACCTGAATTCAAGATTATGAATAAAGAACTCGTATCTATGTATATTGGTGTTGGTCCGAGATTTAGTGCTTTTTATTCGTTTCTAGAAAAACGAGTGACAACCGAAAATGGAATTACAACGACGCAAGGTTGGGAAAAAAGAGGAACCAATGAGGTCGCTTATTTCGGAATGCATGCAGCAATCGCTGTTGAATATAAATTTGCTGAACACTGGGCACTTAACATGGGATTGAATGCGTTTACTAGCTTTGAATTTGAATTTTATGACGGGAATATCTATTCAGGAGGAAATGTAACAACGGGTGTGGCATACATCTTTTAG
- the lpdA gene encoding dihydrolipoyl dehydrogenase encodes MSTFDVAIIGSGPGGYVAALRCAQLGLNTALIEKYPTLGGTCLNVGCIPSKALLDSSEHFFNAKHNFATHGIKVDNVEADITQMIARKEEVITQTCNGIKFLMDKNKVTVYQGVGSFVDKTTIAIKDEKGNSTNITAKNTIIATGSKPNFFPGMEPDKKRIITSTEALKMTEIPKRMIVIGGGVIGLELGSVYARLGTEVDVVEFAPTILPTMDLSLGKELTKILKKEGFKFHLEHKVQKVENTGKGVKLTALNKKNEEVTLEADYCLVAVGRKAYTEGLGLENIGLTANNRGQIDVNDHLQTSVPNIYAIGDVVRGAMLAHKAEEEGVVVAEQLAGQKPHINYNLIPGVVYTWPEIASVGKTEEELKAAGVEYKAGSFPMKALGRARASMDITGFVKVLADAKTDEVLGVHMIAARAADMIMEAVTAMEFRASAEDISRICHAHPTFSEAIKEAALAATDNRALHI; translated from the coding sequence ATGAGTACGTTTGATGTTGCGATAATCGGTTCTGGTCCAGGTGGATACGTAGCTGCTCTTCGCTGTGCACAATTAGGATTGAATACTGCTTTGATCGAAAAATACCCAACTCTTGGAGGAACTTGCTTAAACGTAGGATGTATTCCTTCAAAAGCGTTGTTGGATTCTTCGGAACACTTTTTCAATGCGAAGCACAACTTTGCAACTCACGGAATCAAAGTGGATAATGTGGAAGCAGATATCACTCAAATGATTGCGCGCAAAGAAGAGGTAATCACACAAACGTGTAACGGGATTAAATTCCTGATGGACAAAAACAAGGTGACAGTTTACCAAGGTGTTGGTTCATTCGTTGATAAAACAACGATTGCAATTAAAGACGAAAAGGGAAATAGCACGAACATTACTGCAAAAAACACAATCATTGCAACGGGTTCAAAACCAAATTTCTTTCCTGGAATGGAACCCGATAAAAAACGAATCATTACTTCAACTGAAGCATTGAAAATGACAGAAATTCCAAAAAGAATGATTGTTATTGGAGGTGGAGTTATTGGATTGGAATTGGGATCTGTTTATGCCCGTTTGGGAACAGAAGTTGATGTAGTTGAATTTGCACCAACGATTCTTCCAACAATGGATCTTTCATTAGGAAAAGAATTAACTAAAATATTGAAGAAAGAAGGATTCAAATTCCATTTGGAGCATAAAGTTCAGAAAGTCGAAAACACGGGAAAAGGTGTGAAATTGACTGCTTTGAATAAGAAAAATGAAGAAGTTACTTTGGAAGCAGACTATTGTTTGGTAGCTGTTGGGCGTAAAGCATACACAGAAGGTTTAGGTTTGGAAAATATCGGATTAACTGCAAATAACCGCGGTCAAATCGATGTGAATGATCATTTACAGACATCCGTTCCAAACATTTATGCAATTGGTGACGTTGTTCGTGGAGCGATGTTGGCACATAAAGCAGAAGAAGAGGGTGTTGTTGTTGCTGAGCAATTGGCGGGACAAAAACCACACATCAATTACAATTTGATTCCAGGAGTTGTCTATACTTGGCCAGAAATCGCTTCAGTTGGAAAAACAGAAGAAGAATTGAAAGCTGCTGGAGTTGAATACAAAGCTGGTTCTTTTCCTATGAAAGCATTGGGAAGAGCGCGCGCTTCGATGGATATTACAGGATTTGTAAAAGTATTGGCAGATGCTAAAACAGATGAGGTTTTGGGAGTTCACATGATCGCTGCACGCGCTGCAGATATGATTATGGAAGCTGTTACAGCAATGGAATTCCGTGCATCTGCAGAAGATATTTCCCGTATTTGTCACGCGCATCCAACATTCTCTGAAGCAATCAAAGAAGCTGCGCTTGCTGCAACGGATAACAGAGCATTACATATTTAA
- the hemH gene encoding ferrochelatase — protein sequence MSKKIGVLLIQLGTPDSPKNSDVRRYLKEFLMDPRVIDIPFFSRLLLVRGIIVPFRTPKSAKIYKQLWDLGNGKSPLLTYTESVKSLLQKRFDSDNVTIEMAMRYQNPSMDSVLDRMHKANYDQLIILPLFPQYASASTGSAVEKAMSIIKKWWVIPEIKIISQFYNHEGYIDSIIERAKEFDIPSYDKIMFSYHGLPERQVDKVYEEGLCTDHDCEKEITEENKFCYKATSYETTRLIAAKLGLTDDQYIVSFQSRLDEKWIQPFSDKVIEQWGKEGNKRVLAFSPAFVADCLETLIEIGGEYQEIFEEHGGEKVQLVPSSNDHPRFIDCLEDLVRTNF from the coding sequence ATGAGTAAAAAAATTGGTGTATTATTGATTCAGTTAGGAACACCAGATAGTCCTAAGAATAGTGATGTTCGTCGCTATTTGAAAGAGTTTTTAATGGACCCAAGAGTAATTGATATTCCGTTTTTCTCTCGCTTGTTATTGGTTCGAGGAATCATCGTTCCGTTTAGAACACCTAAATCAGCTAAGATATATAAGCAATTGTGGGATTTAGGAAACGGAAAATCACCACTTTTGACTTATACAGAGTCTGTGAAAAGTTTGCTTCAAAAGCGATTTGATTCGGATAATGTGACAATAGAAATGGCAATGCGTTATCAAAACCCTTCCATGGATTCTGTTTTGGACCGTATGCATAAAGCAAATTATGACCAATTGATTATTTTGCCTTTATTCCCGCAATACGCAAGTGCTTCAACAGGTTCTGCTGTTGAAAAGGCAATGAGTATTATCAAAAAATGGTGGGTAATTCCAGAAATAAAAATCATTTCTCAATTCTACAATCACGAAGGATATATTGATTCTATCATAGAAAGAGCCAAAGAGTTCGATATTCCTTCTTATGATAAAATCATGTTTTCGTATCACGGTTTACCTGAAAGACAAGTCGATAAAGTTTATGAAGAAGGGCTTTGTACCGATCATGATTGTGAGAAAGAAATCACTGAAGAAAATAAGTTCTGTTACAAAGCTACAAGTTATGAAACTACGCGTTTAATTGCAGCTAAATTAGGTTTGACAGATGATCAATATATTGTTAGTTTCCAGTCGCGTTTGGATGAAAAATGGATTCAACCTTTCTCTGATAAAGTGATCGAGCAATGGGGGAAAGAAGGGAACAAACGCGTTTTGGCTTTTAGTCCAGCTTTTGTGGCAGATTGCCTAGAGACTTTGATCGAAATCGGTGGAGAATACCAAGAAATCTTCGAAGAACATGGCGGCGAGAAAGTGCAGTTGGTTCCGAGTTCTAATGATCATCCGAGATTTATCGATTGTTTAGAGGATTTGGTGAGAACCAATTTCTGA